From one Eucalyptus grandis isolate ANBG69807.140 chromosome 9, ASM1654582v1, whole genome shotgun sequence genomic stretch:
- the LOC104419111 gene encoding CASP-like protein 1F2: protein MAIETAKAQNSFPGKFPAVSSQARRRFLIAQASLRASALVSALVALAVLVTSDETIVLFGIKFRAYYSYASAFRFLLGADAVVGGFSLLSLILLRFISRSGSTPRNYFFLFLHDLAMMVLMISACAAGTAIGNVGRYGEEKMGWVALCNRVTKFCNQVMVSVVFSYLAFFCYLALTITSANNLSSHPLE from the exons ATGGCGATCGAGACGGCGAAAGCGCAGAACTCCTTCCCGGGGAAGTTCCCGGCCGTCTCCAGCCAGGCGCGCCGGCGGTTCCTGATCGCGCAGGCCTCGCTCCGGGCCTCGGCCCTCGTGTCGGCGCTGGTCGCGCTCGCCGTGCTGGTCACCAGCGACGAGACCATCGTGTTGTTCGGCATCAAGTTCCGGGCTTACTACAGCTACGCTTCCGCCTTCAG GTTTCTGCTGGGTGCGGACGCCGTAGTGGGTGGCTTCTCGTTGCTGTCGCTGATCCTGCTCCGCTTCATCAGTCGATCGGGGTCGACTCCCAGGAACTACTTCTTCCTGTTCTTGCACGATTTG GCAATGATGGTGCTGATGATATCTGCGTGTGCGGCGGGGACGGCTATTGGGAATGTGGGTCGCTACGGGGAGGAGAAAATGGGTTGGGTTGCCCTTTGCAACAGAGTGACCAAGTTCTGCAACCAAGTGATGGTCTCGGTTGTTTTCTCGTATTTGGCCTTCTTCTGCTACCTGGCTCTTACCATCACATCCGCCAACAATCTCTCGTCTCATCCCCTGGAGTGA